The Arachis ipaensis cultivar K30076 chromosome B07, Araip1.1, whole genome shotgun sequence genome includes a window with the following:
- the LOC107605834 gene encoding protein TIC 22, chloroplastic (The sequence of the model RefSeq protein was modified relative to this genomic sequence to represent the inferred CDS: added 33 bases not found in genome assembly) — MESSVPCGHSNPLLSFSNFIHQNCHRLGAELATRFNNTNKRFAGTLDLPPPPPFLSLLASITQPKHALAAAATLSSQQVAKSLAGTKLFTVSNSNNEFVLISDAEGAKSIGLLCFRQEDAEAFLAQVRSRRRELRGKPRVVPINLDQVYMLKVEGIAFRFLPDPIQIKNAIELKAGKGNKGSFDGVPVFQSDLLVVKKKNKRYCPVYFSKEDIEHELSKVSRASRGVGVSQNIMVGSLEDVLKKMEMSERNSGWEDLIFIPPGKSHSQHIQEIEA; from the exons ATGGAATCGTCAGTGCCTTGCGGACACTCAAACCCACTTCTCTCATTCTCCAACTTCATCCATCAAAACTGCCACCGCCTCGGCGCCGAGCTCGCCACTCGTTTCAACAACACCAATAAGCGCTTTGCCGGAACCCTAGAT GCGTCAATCACTCAACCCAAACATGCCCTCGCCGCCGCCGCTACTCTCAGCTCCCAGCAGGTGGCCAAGTCCCTCGCCGGCACCAAACTCTTCACCGTCAGCAATTCCAACAATGAGTTCGTTCTCATCTCCGATGCTGAAGGAGCTAAGTCTATTGGATTGCTCTGCTTTCGCCAAGAGGACGCTGAAGCCTTTCTTGCTCAG GTTCGATCACGGAGAAGAGAACTTCGAGGCAAACCTAGGGTTGTTCCCATAAATCTGGACCAG GTATATATGCTGAAGGTTGAAGGCATTGCATTCCGATTTTTACCTGATCCAATTCAAATAAAGAATGCCATAGAG CTCAAAGCAGGCAAAGGCAACAAGGGAAGTTTTGATGGAGTCCCTGTTTTTCAG TCAGACCTCTTGGTTGTGAAGAAAAAGAATAAGCGTTACTGCCCTGTATATTTCTCAAAG GAAGATATTGAGCATGAACTATCCAAGGTTTCCAGGGCATCTAGAGGAGTTGGAGTTTCTCAGAATATAATG GTTGGTAGCTTGGAAGATGTACTGAAAAAAATGGAG ATGAGCGAAAGGAATTCAGGATGGGaagatttaatttttattccACCAGGAAAAAGCCATTCGCAACACATACAAGAAATTGAGGCTTGA